A section of the Pristiophorus japonicus isolate sPriJap1 chromosome 4, sPriJap1.hap1, whole genome shotgun sequence genome encodes:
- the ap5m1 gene encoding AP-5 complex subunit mu-1 isoform X3, with product MTDVDKNFVEHRDSCCRINRTSVYEVAIGDGILWPVLVMTQNAILYACLPLVEQSLTPHPPLINLCGISPAFALLTGLMAFLNLAQRNESEFSAKVAQLPAMLMHACPLGTATDTDFGLMQTLSGSLASQSSSSAQAQKQPAWKPGIYKGKPQVNVCVTEQIRSMQYDKKDVIDVWQEYGTVTCKCDLEGIMPTVTVSLNLPINGSPLQDILVHPCVSAVDSTILTFNSVDDMDDSLFNGPYKFPFTPPLDVFKLCYYTSQVPIPPILGFYQMKEEEQQLKVAVNLKLHESVKNGFEYCEAHIPFFNRGPIVHTECKVSHGQLEVSREKSLLVWIIGQKFPKSLEISLTGTVMFPGFGVANHSVQPTDPFCTGLTAYVKLYFRIPDYTLTGCYVDQHSVQVYSSAKPRIITSKELLSSEYYIWNSKGEAPVASRPLIS from the exons ATGACTGATGTGGACAAGAACTTTGTGGAACACAGAGATAGCTGTTGCAGAATAAATAGGACATCTGTTTATGAAGTTGCTATTGGAGATGGTATTCTTTGGCCTGTCCTTGTAATGACACAAAATGCAATCCTCTATGCTTGTCTTCCTTTAGTTGAGCAATCTTTGACTCCCCACCCACCGTTAATAAATCTATGTGGAATTTCTCCCGCATTTGCACTACTAACCGGGTTAATGGCCTTTTTAAACTTGGCGCAAAGAAATGAATCcgaattttctgccaaagtggctcAGCTCCCTGCTATGTTGATGCATGCTTGTCCGTTGGGGACTGCAACAGATACTGACTTTGGATTGATGCAGACCCTCTCCGGCAGCCTTGCTTCTCAGAGTTCATCTTCAGCGCAGGCGCAAAAGCAGCCAGCTTGGAAGCCTGGTATATACAAAGGGAAACCACAGGTTAATGTCTGTGTCACTGAACAGATTAGATCCATGCAGTATGACAAGAAAGATGTCATTGATGTATGGCAGGAGTATGGAACTGTAACATGTAAG TGCGATCTGGAAGGAATAATGCCAACTGTTACAGTAAGCCTGAATCTACCCATCAATGGATCTCCTCTCCAGGATATCCTTGTGCATCCCTGTGTTAGTGCAGTTGACTCCACTATCCTTACTTTTAACAGTGTAGACGATATGGATGATTCACTGTTCAATGGACCATACAAATTTCCTTTCACACCACCATTAGATGTATTTAAACTCTGCTACTACACCTCTCAG GTACCAATTCCTCCGATTCTTGGTTTTTATCAAATGAAGGAAGAAGAGCAACAATTAAAGGTTGCAGTTAATCTGAAACTTCATGAAAGTGTCAAAAATGGATTTGAATATTGTGAAGCTCACATTCCCTTCTTCAACAG GGGTCCAATAGTACACACTGAATGCAAGGTGAGCCACGGGCAGCTGGAGGTATCACGAGAAAAAAGCTTGCTGGTTTGGATCATCG GTCAGAAATTCCCTAAATCTTTGGAAATATCTTTAACTGGCACAGTAATGTTCCCTGGGTTTGGTGTAGCAAACCATTCAGTGCAGCCAACTGATCCGTTCTGCACTGGGCTTACTGCATACGTTAAG CTTTACTTTCGAATCCCAGATTATACATTGACTGGTTGCTATGTGGACCAACATTCTGTACAGGTGTACTCTTCAGCAAAACCCAGAATCATCACAT CCAAGGAACTGCTTTCGTCTGAGTACTACATCTGGAACTCCAAAGGTGAAGCACCTGTGGCCAGCAGGCCATTAATATCCTAA
- the ap5m1 gene encoding AP-5 complex subunit mu-1 isoform X2, translated as MTQLLGRYPTVEKRARIFNGKSYTEVPEDQIFLNALLVELGMTDVDKNFVEHRDSCCRINRTSVYEVAIGDGILWPVLVMTQNAILYACLPLVEQSLTPHPPLINLCGISPAFALLTGLMAFLNLAQRNESEFSAKVAQLPAMLMHACPLGTATDTDFGLMQTLSGSLASQSSSSAQAQKQPAWKPGIYKGKPQVNVCVTEQIRSMQYDKKDVIDVWQEYGTVTCKCDLEGIMPTVTVSLNLPINGSPLQDILVHPCVSAVDSTILTFNSVDDMDDSLFNGPYKFPFTPPLDVFKLCYYTSQVPIPPILGFYQMKEEEQQLKVAVNLKLHESVKNGFEYCEAHIPFFNRGPIVHTECKVSHGQLEVSREKSLLVWIIGQKFPKSLEISLTGTVMFPGFGVANHSVQPTDPFCTGLTAYVKLYFRIPDYTLTGCYVDQHSVQVYSSAKPRIITSKELLSSEYYIWNSKGEAPVASRPLIS; from the exons atgacccagctgttggg ACGATATCCAACAGTTGAAAAAAGAGCCAGAATTTTCAATGGAAAAAGTTATACAGAGGTGCCAGAAGACCAAATCTTCCTAAATGCGCTGTTAGTTGAGCTCGGCATGACTGATGTGGACAAGAACTTTGTGGAACACAGAGATAGCTGTTGCAGAATAAATAGGACATCTGTTTATGAAGTTGCTATTGGAGATGGTATTCTTTGGCCTGTCCTTGTAATGACACAAAATGCAATCCTCTATGCTTGTCTTCCTTTAGTTGAGCAATCTTTGACTCCCCACCCACCGTTAATAAATCTATGTGGAATTTCTCCCGCATTTGCACTACTAACCGGGTTAATGGCCTTTTTAAACTTGGCGCAAAGAAATGAATCcgaattttctgccaaagtggctcAGCTCCCTGCTATGTTGATGCATGCTTGTCCGTTGGGGACTGCAACAGATACTGACTTTGGATTGATGCAGACCCTCTCCGGCAGCCTTGCTTCTCAGAGTTCATCTTCAGCGCAGGCGCAAAAGCAGCCAGCTTGGAAGCCTGGTATATACAAAGGGAAACCACAGGTTAATGTCTGTGTCACTGAACAGATTAGATCCATGCAGTATGACAAGAAAGATGTCATTGATGTATGGCAGGAGTATGGAACTGTAACATGTAAG TGCGATCTGGAAGGAATAATGCCAACTGTTACAGTAAGCCTGAATCTACCCATCAATGGATCTCCTCTCCAGGATATCCTTGTGCATCCCTGTGTTAGTGCAGTTGACTCCACTATCCTTACTTTTAACAGTGTAGACGATATGGATGATTCACTGTTCAATGGACCATACAAATTTCCTTTCACACCACCATTAGATGTATTTAAACTCTGCTACTACACCTCTCAG GTACCAATTCCTCCGATTCTTGGTTTTTATCAAATGAAGGAAGAAGAGCAACAATTAAAGGTTGCAGTTAATCTGAAACTTCATGAAAGTGTCAAAAATGGATTTGAATATTGTGAAGCTCACATTCCCTTCTTCAACAG GGGTCCAATAGTACACACTGAATGCAAGGTGAGCCACGGGCAGCTGGAGGTATCACGAGAAAAAAGCTTGCTGGTTTGGATCATCG GTCAGAAATTCCCTAAATCTTTGGAAATATCTTTAACTGGCACAGTAATGTTCCCTGGGTTTGGTGTAGCAAACCATTCAGTGCAGCCAACTGATCCGTTCTGCACTGGGCTTACTGCATACGTTAAG CTTTACTTTCGAATCCCAGATTATACATTGACTGGTTGCTATGTGGACCAACATTCTGTACAGGTGTACTCTTCAGCAAAACCCAGAATCATCACAT CCAAGGAACTGCTTTCGTCTGAGTACTACATCTGGAACTCCAAAGGTGAAGCACCTGTGGCCAGCAGGCCATTAATATCCTAA
- the ap5m1 gene encoding AP-5 complex subunit mu-1 isoform X4 — MSVRAVWLVGLERGEAASVKFSRRYPTVEKRARIFNGKSYTEVPEDQIFLNALLVELGMTDVDKNFVEHRDSCCRINRTSVYEVAIGDGILWPVLVMTQNAILYACLPLVEQSLTPHPPLINLCGISPAFALLTGLMAFLNLAQRNESEFSAKVAQLPAMLMHACPLGTATDTDFGLMQTLSGSLASQSSSSAQAQKQPAWKPGIYKGKPQVNVCVTEQIRSMQYDKKDVIDVWQEYGTVTCKCDLEGIMPTVTVSLNLPINGSPLQDILVHPCVSAVDSTILTFNSVDDMDDSLFNGPYKFPFTPPLDVFKLCYYTSQVPIPPILGFYQMKEEEQQLKVAVNLKLHESVKNGFEYCEAHIPFFNRGPIVHTECKVSHGQLEVSREKSLLVWIIALLSNPRLYIDWLLCGPTFCTGVLFSKTQNHHIQGTAFV; from the exons ATGAGCGTTCGGGCGGTTTGGCTGGTGGGGCTCGAGAGGGGAGAAGCGGCGTCGGTGAAATTCTCGAG ACGATATCCAACAGTTGAAAAAAGAGCCAGAATTTTCAATGGAAAAAGTTATACAGAGGTGCCAGAAGACCAAATCTTCCTAAATGCGCTGTTAGTTGAGCTCGGCATGACTGATGTGGACAAGAACTTTGTGGAACACAGAGATAGCTGTTGCAGAATAAATAGGACATCTGTTTATGAAGTTGCTATTGGAGATGGTATTCTTTGGCCTGTCCTTGTAATGACACAAAATGCAATCCTCTATGCTTGTCTTCCTTTAGTTGAGCAATCTTTGACTCCCCACCCACCGTTAATAAATCTATGTGGAATTTCTCCCGCATTTGCACTACTAACCGGGTTAATGGCCTTTTTAAACTTGGCGCAAAGAAATGAATCcgaattttctgccaaagtggctcAGCTCCCTGCTATGTTGATGCATGCTTGTCCGTTGGGGACTGCAACAGATACTGACTTTGGATTGATGCAGACCCTCTCCGGCAGCCTTGCTTCTCAGAGTTCATCTTCAGCGCAGGCGCAAAAGCAGCCAGCTTGGAAGCCTGGTATATACAAAGGGAAACCACAGGTTAATGTCTGTGTCACTGAACAGATTAGATCCATGCAGTATGACAAGAAAGATGTCATTGATGTATGGCAGGAGTATGGAACTGTAACATGTAAG TGCGATCTGGAAGGAATAATGCCAACTGTTACAGTAAGCCTGAATCTACCCATCAATGGATCTCCTCTCCAGGATATCCTTGTGCATCCCTGTGTTAGTGCAGTTGACTCCACTATCCTTACTTTTAACAGTGTAGACGATATGGATGATTCACTGTTCAATGGACCATACAAATTTCCTTTCACACCACCATTAGATGTATTTAAACTCTGCTACTACACCTCTCAG GTACCAATTCCTCCGATTCTTGGTTTTTATCAAATGAAGGAAGAAGAGCAACAATTAAAGGTTGCAGTTAATCTGAAACTTCATGAAAGTGTCAAAAATGGATTTGAATATTGTGAAGCTCACATTCCCTTCTTCAACAG GGGTCCAATAGTACACACTGAATGCAAGGTGAGCCACGGGCAGCTGGAGGTATCACGAGAAAAAAGCTTGCTGGTTTGGATCATCG CTTTACTTTCGAATCCCAGATTATACATTGACTGGTTGCTATGTGGACCAACATTCTGTACAGGTGTACTCTTCAGCAAAACCCAGAATCATCACAT CCAAGGAACTGCTTTCGTCTGA
- the ap5m1 gene encoding AP-5 complex subunit mu-1 isoform X1 has product MSVRAVWLVGLERGEAASVKFSRRYPTVEKRARIFNGKSYTEVPEDQIFLNALLVELGMTDVDKNFVEHRDSCCRINRTSVYEVAIGDGILWPVLVMTQNAILYACLPLVEQSLTPHPPLINLCGISPAFALLTGLMAFLNLAQRNESEFSAKVAQLPAMLMHACPLGTATDTDFGLMQTLSGSLASQSSSSAQAQKQPAWKPGIYKGKPQVNVCVTEQIRSMQYDKKDVIDVWQEYGTVTCKCDLEGIMPTVTVSLNLPINGSPLQDILVHPCVSAVDSTILTFNSVDDMDDSLFNGPYKFPFTPPLDVFKLCYYTSQVPIPPILGFYQMKEEEQQLKVAVNLKLHESVKNGFEYCEAHIPFFNRGPIVHTECKVSHGQLEVSREKSLLVWIIGQKFPKSLEISLTGTVMFPGFGVANHSVQPTDPFCTGLTAYVKLYFRIPDYTLTGCYVDQHSVQVYSSAKPRIITSKELLSSEYYIWNSKGEAPVASRPLIS; this is encoded by the exons ATGAGCGTTCGGGCGGTTTGGCTGGTGGGGCTCGAGAGGGGAGAAGCGGCGTCGGTGAAATTCTCGAG ACGATATCCAACAGTTGAAAAAAGAGCCAGAATTTTCAATGGAAAAAGTTATACAGAGGTGCCAGAAGACCAAATCTTCCTAAATGCGCTGTTAGTTGAGCTCGGCATGACTGATGTGGACAAGAACTTTGTGGAACACAGAGATAGCTGTTGCAGAATAAATAGGACATCTGTTTATGAAGTTGCTATTGGAGATGGTATTCTTTGGCCTGTCCTTGTAATGACACAAAATGCAATCCTCTATGCTTGTCTTCCTTTAGTTGAGCAATCTTTGACTCCCCACCCACCGTTAATAAATCTATGTGGAATTTCTCCCGCATTTGCACTACTAACCGGGTTAATGGCCTTTTTAAACTTGGCGCAAAGAAATGAATCcgaattttctgccaaagtggctcAGCTCCCTGCTATGTTGATGCATGCTTGTCCGTTGGGGACTGCAACAGATACTGACTTTGGATTGATGCAGACCCTCTCCGGCAGCCTTGCTTCTCAGAGTTCATCTTCAGCGCAGGCGCAAAAGCAGCCAGCTTGGAAGCCTGGTATATACAAAGGGAAACCACAGGTTAATGTCTGTGTCACTGAACAGATTAGATCCATGCAGTATGACAAGAAAGATGTCATTGATGTATGGCAGGAGTATGGAACTGTAACATGTAAG TGCGATCTGGAAGGAATAATGCCAACTGTTACAGTAAGCCTGAATCTACCCATCAATGGATCTCCTCTCCAGGATATCCTTGTGCATCCCTGTGTTAGTGCAGTTGACTCCACTATCCTTACTTTTAACAGTGTAGACGATATGGATGATTCACTGTTCAATGGACCATACAAATTTCCTTTCACACCACCATTAGATGTATTTAAACTCTGCTACTACACCTCTCAG GTACCAATTCCTCCGATTCTTGGTTTTTATCAAATGAAGGAAGAAGAGCAACAATTAAAGGTTGCAGTTAATCTGAAACTTCATGAAAGTGTCAAAAATGGATTTGAATATTGTGAAGCTCACATTCCCTTCTTCAACAG GGGTCCAATAGTACACACTGAATGCAAGGTGAGCCACGGGCAGCTGGAGGTATCACGAGAAAAAAGCTTGCTGGTTTGGATCATCG GTCAGAAATTCCCTAAATCTTTGGAAATATCTTTAACTGGCACAGTAATGTTCCCTGGGTTTGGTGTAGCAAACCATTCAGTGCAGCCAACTGATCCGTTCTGCACTGGGCTTACTGCATACGTTAAG CTTTACTTTCGAATCCCAGATTATACATTGACTGGTTGCTATGTGGACCAACATTCTGTACAGGTGTACTCTTCAGCAAAACCCAGAATCATCACAT CCAAGGAACTGCTTTCGTCTGAGTACTACATCTGGAACTCCAAAGGTGAAGCACCTGTGGCCAGCAGGCCATTAATATCCTAA